Proteins found in one Gammaproteobacteria bacterium genomic segment:
- a CDS encoding DNA translocase FtsK 4TM domain-containing protein, translating to MAQATFKKSKRTSEYRLNLSHGLRESAFVVLVAVGVYLLLALVSFDRTDPGWSVSGSGSEIANMGGSAGAFFADLFLFLFGYLAYLAPLMVAYSGWLLYREVNDKGQVDCHILGIRWGGFVLTLIAGCGLSSLHFDQGFLPSDAGGLLGNLVASAFVLAFSYIGTTLLLLALFFAGITIFTSLSWLKVIDSTGKITVLIYEYLWRQIGILIEMYRAHRANADISAEAELLRPVKKKPLIAKSRRKPRIEPTIGQAPVSERVQREKQIPLFEGKSSGELPPLTMLDPAQEQTTGYSDKALEALSRQVELKLLDFGIEAEVSDVHPGPIVTRFELLLAPGLKVSKVTALAKDLARALSVVSVRIVEVIPGKPSVGLEIPNEQREMISLSEILQSSEYDEAQSPLTLGLGKDISGHPIVVNLAAMPHLLVAGTTGSGKSVGVNAMLLSLLYKASPEDVRLILIDPKMLELSVYEGIPHLLTPVVTDMKEASNALRWCVAEMERRYKLMSALGVRNLAGYNSKVEDAESKGEPILDPLFNPNDQLSENACAQELTKLPVIVIVVDEFADMMMVVGKKVEELIARLAQKARAAGIHLVLATQRPSVDVITGLIKANIPTRIAFQVSSKVDSRTILDQMGAEQLLGHGDMLYLPPGTSIPERVHGAFVSDQEVHKVCNYLRDKSEPNYLEEIIQDPSAGAEAIPGLEPLHNAGDDYDPLYDQAVAIVTETRKASISYVQRRLKVGYNRAARMIEEMENSGVVSQVQSNGTREVLAPPAPN from the coding sequence GTGGCACAAGCAACATTTAAAAAATCAAAACGTACGTCAGAGTATCGACTAAATTTAAGTCACGGCCTTCGTGAAAGTGCCTTTGTGGTCCTTGTTGCGGTAGGAGTGTACTTATTACTGGCGCTAGTTAGCTTTGATCGCACTGACCCAGGATGGTCTGTGAGTGGATCAGGCAGTGAGATCGCCAATATGGGTGGCTCGGCAGGTGCATTTTTTGCTGACTTGTTTTTGTTCTTATTTGGTTATTTAGCTTATTTGGCACCGCTAATGGTGGCCTACAGTGGATGGTTGCTATATCGTGAAGTCAACGACAAAGGTCAAGTGGATTGTCATATCCTAGGAATTCGCTGGGGCGGATTCGTTCTTACACTTATAGCTGGCTGTGGTCTATCATCATTACACTTTGATCAAGGATTCCTTCCTTCGGATGCGGGTGGACTATTAGGTAATTTGGTCGCCAGTGCATTTGTATTAGCATTTAGCTATATCGGTACGACATTATTATTGTTGGCTTTGTTTTTTGCGGGGATCACTATTTTTACCAGTTTGTCTTGGTTGAAGGTGATAGATAGCACAGGCAAGATAACGGTGCTGATTTATGAATATCTTTGGAGACAAATAGGCATTTTAATTGAGATGTATCGTGCACATCGTGCGAATGCAGATATCAGCGCAGAAGCTGAACTACTGCGACCGGTTAAAAAGAAGCCCCTCATAGCTAAGTCACGCAGAAAACCTCGCATTGAGCCAACCATTGGACAAGCACCTGTCAGCGAGCGAGTACAAAGAGAAAAACAAATTCCGTTATTTGAAGGTAAATCTTCAGGCGAATTACCGCCATTGACAATGCTAGATCCTGCCCAAGAACAAACAACAGGTTATTCTGATAAGGCATTAGAAGCATTATCTCGTCAGGTTGAGTTGAAGCTATTAGATTTTGGTATTGAGGCGGAAGTCAGTGACGTGCATCCTGGCCCTATTGTGACGCGTTTTGAGTTGCTACTGGCCCCGGGATTAAAAGTCAGTAAAGTAACTGCACTGGCCAAAGATCTTGCACGTGCATTATCAGTGGTGAGTGTTCGTATAGTGGAAGTGATTCCAGGGAAGCCATCGGTAGGTTTAGAAATTCCTAACGAACAAAGAGAAATGATTAGTCTAAGTGAGATTTTGCAATCGAGCGAATACGATGAAGCTCAATCTCCTCTTACCTTAGGCTTAGGCAAAGATATTAGTGGTCATCCTATTGTGGTGAATTTAGCTGCCATGCCACATTTGCTTGTTGCAGGTACCACCGGTTCGGGCAAGTCGGTAGGTGTTAACGCCATGCTGCTAAGCCTTCTATATAAGGCATCACCAGAAGATGTCCGATTAATTTTGATTGACCCTAAAATGCTTGAATTAAGTGTTTATGAAGGCATTCCTCATTTGTTAACACCGGTTGTCACAGACATGAAAGAAGCGTCCAATGCATTGCGTTGGTGTGTCGCTGAGATGGAACGCCGTTATAAGCTTATGTCGGCATTAGGTGTGCGTAACCTTGCTGGTTATAACTCAAAAGTTGAAGACGCTGAAAGTAAAGGTGAACCAATCTTAGATCCGTTATTTAATCCAAATGATCAACTGTCTGAAAATGCTTGTGCTCAAGAATTAACTAAGCTTCCTGTTATCGTGATTGTGGTTGATGAGTTTGCCGATATGATGATGGTAGTTGGCAAGAAAGTTGAGGAACTAATTGCACGATTAGCACAAAAAGCACGTGCAGCTGGAATACATTTAGTGCTTGCGACACAGCGTCCATCGGTAGATGTGATCACCGGTCTAATAAAAGCTAATATTCCAACACGCATTGCTTTTCAGGTGTCCTCAAAAGTCGATTCAAGAACCATACTTGATCAAATGGGCGCAGAACAGTTACTGGGACACGGAGATATGTTGTATCTGCCGCCAGGCACCTCTATTCCAGAACGTGTGCATGGTGCATTTGTATCGGATCAAGAAGTGCATAAAGTATGTAATTATTTGCGTGATAAGAGCGAACCAAACTATCTTGAAGAAATTATTCAGGATCCAAGTGCGGGTGCAGAAGCGATTCCTGGCTTAGAGCCGCTTCATAATGCAGGAGATGATTACGATCCACTCTACGATCAAGCGGTTGCAATTGTGACCGAAACACGCAAAGCTTCTATTTCGTATGTGCAAAGACGTTTAAAAGTCGGTTATAACCGAGCTGCACGAATGATAGAAGAAATGGAAAACAGTGGAGTTGTTTCTCAAGTACAATCAAATGGTACGCGCGAAGTGTTAGCACCTCCTGCGCCGAACTAA
- the lolA gene encoding outer membrane lipoprotein chaperone LolA gives MRHSSIIVLLTCFILASTQSFAQSTEEKLYQSIKTLSSLKANFFQQVVDSEGEVIQEAKGIFELKKPGRFRWHYDPPYSQQIIADGKNLWLFDLELAQATVQPIEQALGSAPIILLTDLKPLSDEFEIRDMPESFGLEWVALAPKIQDTEFYRVDIGLDGNVIREMRLHDHFDQKTIIRFSDIDTVANLPDSRFIFSIPDGVDVIGTAR, from the coding sequence ATGCGCCATAGCAGCATTATTGTCCTATTGACCTGTTTTATCTTGGCTTCCACGCAAAGCTTTGCTCAATCCACTGAGGAAAAACTCTATCAATCAATAAAAACCCTATCTAGCCTAAAAGCGAACTTTTTTCAGCAGGTGGTCGATTCAGAGGGTGAAGTAATTCAAGAGGCAAAAGGGATTTTTGAGTTAAAAAAACCAGGAAGATTTCGTTGGCATTATGACCCACCGTATTCTCAACAAATTATTGCTGATGGTAAAAACTTATGGTTGTTTGATTTGGAACTAGCACAAGCCACTGTGCAGCCAATCGAGCAAGCACTTGGCAGTGCGCCAATAATCTTGCTTACAGACTTAAAACCATTGTCAGATGAATTTGAGATACGTGATATGCCTGAGTCATTTGGACTGGAGTGGGTTGCATTAGCACCAAAAATCCAAGACACTGAATTTTATCGTGTTGATATTGGTTTAGACGGTAATGTTATTCGTGAAATGAGATTGCATGATCATTTTGACCAGAAAACCATCATTCGTTTTTCAGATATTGATACAGTGGCTAACTTACCAGATTCGCGATTTATATTTTCTATCCCTGATGGTGTTGATGTGATTGGTACGGCGCGCTAA
- a CDS encoding replication-associated recombination protein A — translation MSSNTDLFSNTDEHYRPLADRMRPRSMDEFVGQTHLLKQNSPLRAAIDSGRPHSMVLWGPPGTGKTTIAHLISIHCKVPFISLSAVLSGVKEIRAAIDQAKQYQAEQYPTTVLFVDEVHRFNKSQQDAFLPHIENGTVCFIGATTENPSFELNNALLSRMRTYVLKRLEVNDICDCIQDALTDSERGLAEQKIEIDAAHIETLAMAADGDARRALTLLEVASDLAKENDNSKVIDKEVIEQVTQSSLRRFDNKGEYFYDLISALHKSVRGTDPDAALYWYCRMLDGGCDPIYIARRVVRIASEDIGNADPRCLQLALNAWDTFTRLGSPEGELAIAQAIVFLACAPKSNAVYMAYNQAMRDAKDKGTLEVPMHLRNAPTKLMKDLDYGKDYRYAHNEEGGFASGENYFPDELYGTRYYSPVERGLEIKIKEMLQRLRTKC, via the coding sequence ATGTCATCGAATACAGACTTATTCTCAAACACAGACGAACATTACCGCCCGCTAGCTGATCGAATGCGTCCGCGCAGCATGGATGAATTTGTAGGTCAGACTCATCTTCTTAAGCAGAACTCACCTTTGAGAGCGGCAATCGATTCGGGACGACCCCATTCTATGGTGTTGTGGGGACCGCCAGGTACGGGCAAAACCACTATTGCTCATTTGATCTCTATTCATTGTAAAGTCCCATTTATATCGCTTTCAGCGGTACTCAGTGGTGTTAAGGAAATTAGAGCTGCAATCGATCAAGCCAAACAATATCAAGCAGAGCAATATCCCACGACAGTGTTATTTGTTGATGAGGTACACCGCTTTAACAAATCGCAGCAAGATGCATTCTTACCCCATATAGAAAATGGTACTGTTTGTTTTATTGGTGCAACCACTGAAAATCCGTCGTTTGAATTAAACAATGCATTATTATCGCGTATGCGTACCTATGTGCTGAAGCGCTTGGAAGTAAATGACATTTGTGATTGTATTCAAGATGCATTGACTGACTCAGAGCGAGGGCTGGCAGAACAAAAAATTGAAATTGATGCTGCTCATATTGAAACCTTGGCAATGGCTGCAGATGGAGATGCCAGAAGAGCGTTAACATTGTTAGAAGTGGCTAGTGACTTAGCTAAAGAAAATGACAATAGTAAAGTCATTGACAAAGAAGTCATCGAGCAAGTTACACAATCAAGTTTGCGGCGCTTTGATAATAAAGGTGAGTATTTCTACGACTTGATTTCTGCTCTACATAAATCCGTACGTGGGACAGATCCTGATGCTGCACTATATTGGTATTGTCGAATGTTAGATGGCGGCTGTGATCCTATATATATTGCGCGCAGAGTAGTGCGTATTGCTTCTGAAGATATTGGAAATGCTGACCCCCGATGTTTGCAACTAGCATTAAATGCGTGGGATACATTCACTCGTCTAGGTAGTCCAGAAGGTGAGTTAGCTATCGCGCAGGCGATTGTATTTTTAGCTTGTGCTCCAAAAAGTAATGCAGTTTATATGGCTTATAACCAAGCTATGAGAGATGCTAAGGACAAAGGGACTTTGGAGGTGCCTATGCATCTGCGTAATGCGCCAACCAAACTGATGAAAGATTTGGATTATGGTAAAGATTATCGATACGCTCACAATGAAGAAGGTGGATTCGCAAGTGGAGAAAACTACTTTCCAGATGAGCTTTATGGTACAAGGTATTACTCTCCAGTCGAGCGTGGTTTAGAGATTAAAATTAAAGAGATGTTGCAAAGATTGCGCACTAAATGTTAA
- a CDS encoding cation:proton antiporter — protein MNHSDEIIFTIFIIFSGAAVFATLALYARQTLLIAYIALGVLLGPSALGVVENHDFIQQVADIGIMFLLFLLGLSLNPNKLVSLLKDATLLTLVSSAVFAFVGYVAAYALGFKPIECVVIAGSMVFSSTIIGLKLLPTTVLHHRHTGEVIVSILLLQDLIAIIMLLLLHSRADTSQAGANDLLMLVISLPILIAFTFYFSKYVLSYLFRKFDKILEYVFLVAIGWCLGISQLASWVGLSHEIGAFIAGVSIATSPIALFIAESLKPLRDFFLIIFFFAIGASFQLEILSQVILPALIIAGLAMLIKPITFRILLTKLGQEDPKVANEIGYRIGQLSEFSILLGALALNVSVIGEKAAYLIHVSTIITFVLSSYLVVLRFPTPIAVSDRLRRD, from the coding sequence ATGAATCATTCTGACGAAATTATTTTCACAATATTTATAATATTTTCGGGTGCAGCGGTTTTTGCAACACTTGCATTGTATGCACGACAAACATTATTAATTGCCTACATAGCATTAGGTGTTTTATTAGGACCATCTGCACTTGGTGTTGTTGAGAATCATGATTTTATTCAGCAAGTCGCAGATATTGGCATTATGTTTTTATTATTCCTCTTAGGTCTCAGTTTAAATCCGAACAAATTAGTTAGCTTACTTAAAGATGCCACTTTATTAACGCTGGTATCTTCAGCTGTTTTTGCCTTTGTGGGCTATGTGGCTGCTTATGCATTGGGTTTCAAGCCTATTGAATGTGTAGTCATTGCAGGAAGCATGGTTTTCTCAAGCACTATTATTGGTCTTAAGTTATTACCTACAACTGTTTTGCATCATCGACATACTGGTGAAGTTATTGTGAGCATTTTATTACTACAAGATTTAATCGCCATCATTATGTTGTTACTTCTTCACTCACGAGCAGACACTAGTCAAGCAGGCGCCAATGATTTACTCATGCTGGTCATTTCTTTACCCATATTGATTGCCTTTACCTTCTATTTCTCTAAGTACGTATTATCCTACCTCTTCAGAAAATTCGACAAAATATTAGAGTATGTTTTCCTGGTAGCTATTGGCTGGTGCTTAGGTATTTCACAATTAGCCTCGTGGGTTGGGCTATCACATGAGATTGGTGCATTCATAGCCGGTGTATCCATCGCAACCAGCCCTATTGCTTTATTTATTGCTGAAAGCTTGAAACCTTTACGCGATTTCTTTTTGATTATTTTCTTTTTTGCAATAGGCGCCAGTTTCCAACTTGAAATTCTTTCTCAAGTAATCCTGCCTGCTTTAATTATTGCTGGCTTAGCTATGCTGATTAAACCAATTACTTTCAGAATTTTGCTTACCAAGCTGGGGCAGGAAGACCCTAAAGTAGCCAATGAGATTGGCTATCGAATCGGTCAATTAAGTGAATTCTCAATTTTATTGGGTGCGTTAGCGCTAAATGTTAGTGTAATTGGTGAGAAAGCCGCATACTTAATTCATGTATCAACTATTATTACTTTCGTGCTTTCTTCTTATCTAGTAGTACTAAGATTCCCCACTCCAATTGCTGTATCAGACCGACTTAGAAGAGATTAG
- the glcF gene encoding glycolate oxidase subunit GlcF, whose product MQTKLSQELLSTPRGKRADEILRKCVHCGFCNATCPTYQITGDELDGPRGRIYLIKEMLEGNQTTTSTLNHLDNCLTCLSCETTCPSGVNYGELVEIGRHSAERSNLRNTISAFKRWGLCTILPYPARFKPIYWFASLIGITPTTNNTSRNNPSTDNPSDKVILLDGCVQSVISPEINQTLSHLLHSLNIESVSLKSVSCCGAIQHHNSQSEKALDTIKQNIDHWWPMIENGYSTIIMSASGCGSMVKDYQRLLAHDSDYADKARVITQITKDASEFFAQQKFIAKLDTKSTIAFHPPCTLQHDQKVVDVVEPILRNAGYEIKNFKDKHLCCGSAGTYSILQSALSNKLRSNKILDIKKSNPDIIATANIGCILHLQKNSPIPVMHWLDLIEVAN is encoded by the coding sequence ATGCAAACCAAACTTTCCCAAGAATTATTATCCACTCCCAGAGGCAAGCGTGCTGATGAAATATTACGCAAATGTGTGCATTGCGGATTTTGCAATGCAACATGTCCTACGTATCAAATTACAGGTGATGAGCTAGATGGACCGCGTGGCCGTATATATTTAATAAAAGAGATGTTAGAAGGCAACCAAACTACGACTAGCACGCTCAATCACTTAGACAATTGTCTAACTTGCCTGAGCTGTGAAACCACTTGCCCATCAGGTGTCAATTATGGTGAATTAGTAGAAATAGGTAGACATTCAGCAGAACGAAGCAATCTTCGTAACACAATATCGGCTTTCAAACGTTGGGGGCTTTGTACAATACTTCCTTACCCTGCCCGCTTTAAGCCAATTTATTGGTTTGCCAGCTTAATTGGCATAACACCAACAACAAACAATACTTCACGAAACAATCCATCTACTGATAATCCTTCAGACAAAGTTATTTTACTAGATGGTTGCGTACAATCTGTTATCTCACCTGAAATCAACCAAACCTTAAGCCATTTGTTGCACAGTTTAAATATTGAGTCAGTTTCTCTAAAAAGTGTTTCTTGTTGCGGTGCAATTCAACATCACAATAGTCAAAGCGAAAAAGCTTTAGACACTATTAAGCAAAACATTGATCATTGGTGGCCGATGATAGAAAACGGTTACAGTACTATTATTATGAGCGCTAGCGGTTGCGGAAGCATGGTTAAAGATTATCAACGCCTACTTGCACATGACAGCGATTATGCAGACAAAGCTCGTGTCATCACCCAAATAACTAAAGATGCAAGCGAATTTTTTGCTCAACAAAAATTTATTGCAAAACTTGATACAAAATCAACCATTGCATTCCATCCCCCATGCACATTACAGCATGACCAAAAAGTGGTAGATGTTGTCGAGCCAATCTTACGTAATGCCGGTTATGAGATTAAAAACTTTAAAGACAAACATTTATGCTGTGGTTCGGCAGGTACTTATTCAATTTTGCAATCTGCCCTCTCCAACAAATTACGTAGCAATAAAATTTTAGACATTAAAAAATCTAACCCCGACATCATTGCAACCGCCAATATTGGTTGCATCTTACATTTACAAAAAAACTCACCAATTCCTGTTATGCATTGGTTAGATTTAATCGAGGTTGCGAATTAA
- the glcE gene encoding glycolate oxidase subunit GlcE → MSESDYIQTLSAVIEEANATQEALQILGGNSKSFYGNKISANTLDVSKHIGIVDYEPSELYITARNGTLLSEIEEILEANNQMLPFEPPHFSPSATLGGTVACALSGPRRAYASSMRDCVLGVNIVNGKGEYLEFGGQVMKNVAGYDASRLMCGAFGTLGVLTQISLRVSPKPHSEITIAIEINQREALENMNAWTQTQLPISATYFNNEVLYIRIAGLESTTKKAHQEIGGQIIENSEKFWNDLKNHQTDFFRTEKPLWRIIIPNTTPGLPINGESCLEWNGGLRWIKSNENTQQIINLCKKMKAQATLFKTNSKTKDCLASINPNIQKLHLNLKTAFDPKRILNPGRMYSWC, encoded by the coding sequence ATGTCTGAATCTGACTATATTCAAACATTAAGCGCTGTTATAGAAGAAGCAAATGCCACACAAGAGGCCTTGCAAATACTAGGAGGCAATAGTAAAAGTTTTTATGGCAATAAAATATCTGCAAATACACTAGATGTATCTAAACATATTGGCATAGTCGATTACGAACCCTCAGAATTATACATCACTGCGCGCAATGGAACTTTACTCTCTGAGATTGAAGAAATTCTAGAAGCCAATAATCAAATGTTGCCGTTCGAGCCCCCTCATTTCAGCCCAAGTGCAACATTAGGTGGAACAGTGGCTTGTGCTTTATCTGGTCCACGCAGAGCCTATGCAAGCTCGATGCGAGACTGTGTTCTTGGTGTAAACATTGTTAATGGCAAAGGTGAGTATTTAGAATTTGGAGGACAAGTGATGAAAAATGTTGCCGGCTATGACGCATCCAGATTAATGTGCGGCGCATTTGGTACTTTAGGCGTGTTAACGCAAATATCACTTAGAGTTTCTCCAAAACCACATAGCGAAATCACCATTGCAATTGAAATCAATCAACGCGAAGCATTAGAAAACATGAATGCGTGGACTCAAACGCAACTGCCTATTAGCGCTACGTATTTCAATAATGAAGTTTTATACATTCGAATTGCTGGGCTTGAAAGCACCACCAAGAAAGCTCATCAAGAAATAGGCGGACAGATCATTGAAAATAGCGAGAAATTCTGGAATGACCTAAAAAATCATCAAACAGACTTTTTTCGAACAGAAAAACCTTTGTGGAGAATCATCATTCCCAACACCACACCTGGTTTACCTATCAATGGCGAATCATGCTTAGAGTGGAATGGCGGCCTTCGCTGGATCAAATCGAATGAAAATACACAACAAATTATAAATCTCTGCAAAAAAATGAAAGCGCAGGCCACCTTATTTAAAACCAATTCAAAAACTAAAGATTGCTTAGCAAGCATTAATCCAAATATACAGAAACTACATTTAAATTTAAAAACAGCATTTGATCCCAAAAGGATATTAAATCCTGGTCGCATGTATTCTTGGTGTTAG
- a CDS encoding FAD-linked oxidase C-terminal domain-containing protein has product MPNRSEIPTLFSDCLPKNNILTSTETLRPYECDGYTAYKSLPLAVLLPETTQQVIDIIKTCQSESIPIVTRGAGTGLSGGAHPISNGILLNLSKLNEILEINHELQYAHVGPGVRNLAISDAASEFGLYYAPDPSSQIACTIGGNIAENSGGVHCLKYGLTVHNLLEITFVTIDGELITIGSECYENPGYDILALLTGSEGMLAIMVEAKVKLLPKPTNKEVILAAFNKVEDAGNAVAAIIAGGVIPAGLEMMDNAIISAAENFCHAGYPTDAAAILLCELDGYGDSLQWEIDQVTEQCNLANAVSVHKAEDADEQELFWKGRKSAFPAIGQLTPDYLCMDGTIPRKHLAHVLSEISNYSKEIGLAVANVFHAGDGNLHPLIMYDANNLGELEKAEQIGGKILELCVSVGGTITGEHGVGIEKLNQMCVQFKREELNQFERIKESFDPTHLLNPGKVIPTLQRCAEFGKMHVHHGEMPFKDLPRF; this is encoded by the coding sequence ATGCCTAATAGAAGCGAAATTCCTACCTTATTTTCTGACTGTTTGCCAAAGAATAATATACTCACATCAACGGAAACATTGCGTCCGTATGAGTGCGATGGATACACTGCCTACAAATCATTACCACTAGCAGTATTATTGCCTGAAACGACACAACAAGTAATCGATATTATAAAAACTTGCCAATCAGAAAGTATTCCAATTGTTACACGAGGCGCAGGTACTGGTTTATCAGGTGGTGCACACCCAATTTCCAACGGGATTCTACTCAATTTATCCAAGCTCAATGAGATATTAGAAATTAATCATGAGCTTCAATATGCCCACGTAGGGCCAGGTGTTCGTAATTTAGCCATTTCAGATGCCGCCTCTGAATTTGGCCTCTATTATGCACCCGACCCTTCTTCGCAGATTGCTTGCACAATTGGCGGCAACATAGCAGAAAATTCTGGCGGGGTTCATTGTTTAAAATACGGACTCACAGTACACAATTTACTAGAAATCACTTTTGTTACAATTGATGGAGAACTAATCACTATCGGGAGTGAGTGCTACGAGAATCCAGGTTATGACATCCTTGCGTTATTAACTGGCTCGGAAGGCATGCTGGCAATCATGGTAGAGGCCAAAGTGAAATTGCTCCCTAAACCAACTAACAAGGAAGTTATTCTCGCAGCTTTTAACAAAGTCGAAGATGCAGGTAATGCAGTTGCAGCAATTATTGCCGGTGGCGTCATACCTGCGGGTTTAGAAATGATGGATAACGCCATTATTAGTGCTGCGGAAAATTTTTGTCATGCAGGCTATCCAACTGATGCAGCGGCAATATTGTTATGCGAGCTAGATGGCTATGGTGATTCTTTGCAATGGGAAATAGATCAGGTCACTGAACAATGTAATTTAGCTAATGCGGTATCTGTGCATAAAGCTGAAGATGCTGATGAACAAGAATTATTTTGGAAAGGTCGCAAATCAGCATTTCCAGCAATAGGCCAACTCACTCCCGATTACCTATGTATGGATGGCACGATTCCGCGCAAACATTTAGCTCATGTGCTAAGTGAGATTTCGAATTACTCAAAAGAAATTGGCTTAGCAGTTGCAAATGTTTTCCATGCTGGAGACGGCAATTTACACCCACTGATCATGTATGACGCTAACAACCTTGGTGAATTAGAAAAAGCCGAACAGATTGGTGGAAAGATTTTAGAATTATGTGTCAGTGTTGGTGGAACAATCACCGGTGAGCATGGTGTAGGCATCGAAAAGCTAAATCAGATGTGCGTGCAATTCAAACGTGAAGAACTTAATCAGTTTGAACGCATTAAAGAATCATTTGACCCGACGCATTTACTCAATCCTGGAAAAGTCATACCAACATTACAGCGTTGTGCAGAATTCGGCAAAATGCATGTTCATCACGGAGAAATGCCTTTCAAAGATTTACCACGTTTTTAG
- the crcB gene encoding fluoride efflux transporter CrcB: MILVWIALGGGVGSVLRYLLYTRVDQLHGYTFPLGILTVNLIGSFLMGFLAWAFTSHITLAEEHRAAILVGLLGGFTTFSTFSHDTLQHFIQGEYAAVILNIVLSVVLCIISAGAGLLMARSLLT, encoded by the coding sequence ATGATATTAGTTTGGATTGCATTAGGCGGTGGAGTAGGTTCTGTACTCAGATATTTGCTCTATACAAGAGTTGATCAGCTGCATGGATATACCTTTCCTCTCGGGATACTCACTGTAAATCTTATTGGCTCTTTTCTCATGGGATTTTTGGCGTGGGCCTTTACTAGTCATATCACACTAGCTGAAGAGCATCGTGCAGCTATTTTGGTTGGCTTGCTTGGCGGCTTTACGACTTTTTCAACTTTTTCACATGATACTTTGCAACACTTTATCCAAGGAGAGTATGCGGCAGTAATACTGAATATTGTGTTAAGTGTAGTTCTCTGTATTATTTCCGCCGGAGCAGGGTTGCTAATGGCCCGATCATTGTTAACTTAA
- the serS gene encoding serine--tRNA ligase: MLDPKLLRSDLENVSKHLQKKGFELDHALFSNLEEQRKSLQVETQELQSVRNQRSKEIGAAKGRGEDIAPLKAEMDELAKTLKEKEQQLNELQSQLQNWLMGIPNIPHESVPPGKTEEDNKIERVWGEPTQLSFEPKDHVDLGEGLQQLDFETGAKITGSRFVVLHHDIAKLHRALIQFMLDMHTKAHGYTEVYVPFMVNSDSLRGTGQLPKFKEDLFKIETDSDYYLIPTAEVPVTNIWRNEIANIEKLPIKYVCHTPCFRSEAGSYGKDTRGLIRQHQFEKVELVQLVHPDNSWQTLEELTGHAEAVLQTLELPYRLVTLCGGDLGFSAAKTYDLEVWLPAQNCYREISSCSNFLDFQARRMKARWKDKDSKPQLLHTLNGSGLAVGRTLVAILENYQNEDGSVRIPKALVSYMGGITELKVAD, translated from the coding sequence ATGTTAGACCCTAAATTATTGCGTTCTGATTTAGAAAATGTTTCTAAACATTTACAGAAAAAAGGCTTTGAACTAGACCATGCTTTATTTTCTAATTTAGAGGAGCAGCGCAAAAGCTTACAAGTTGAAACTCAAGAATTACAGAGTGTACGCAATCAGCGTTCTAAAGAAATTGGAGCCGCCAAAGGGCGAGGAGAAGATATTGCTCCATTGAAAGCCGAAATGGATGAGCTGGCTAAAACACTTAAAGAAAAAGAACAACAATTAAATGAACTCCAGTCTCAGTTGCAAAACTGGTTGATGGGCATTCCAAACATTCCTCATGAGTCTGTTCCTCCAGGGAAAACCGAAGAAGACAATAAAATTGAACGGGTCTGGGGTGAGCCTACTCAATTAAGTTTTGAGCCAAAAGATCATGTTGATTTAGGTGAGGGTTTGCAGCAACTCGATTTTGAGACTGGTGCTAAAATCACTGGATCGCGTTTTGTGGTATTGCATCATGATATTGCTAAGCTACATCGTGCGTTAATTCAATTCATGTTAGATATGCATACAAAAGCGCATGGGTACACTGAAGTATATGTCCCGTTTATGGTGAATTCTGATAGTTTGCGTGGCACTGGGCAGTTACCAAAATTTAAAGAAGACTTATTTAAAATAGAAACTGATAGTGACTACTATTTAATTCCAACTGCTGAAGTGCCTGTTACTAATATATGGCGCAATGAGATTGCTAATATTGAGAAGCTACCTATTAAATATGTGTGTCATACACCCTGCTTCAGGTCTGAAGCAGGGTCTTATGGTAAAGATACACGGGGCCTGATTCGGCAACACCAATTTGAAAAAGTAGAACTTGTTCAGTTGGTTCATCCAGACAATTCATGGCAGACATTGGAGGAATTAACAGGTCATGCTGAGGCAGTTTTACAGACTTTGGAATTACCGTATCGTCTAGTTACATTATGTGGTGGTGATTTGGGTTTTTCGGCAGCAAAAACCTATGATTTAGAAGTTTGGTTGCCTGCACAAAATTGCTACCGCGAAATTTCATCATGCAGTAACTTTTTAGATTTTCAGGCACGTCGCATGAAAGCAAGATGGAAAGATAAAGACAGCAAACCGCAGTTGCTACATACACTTAATGGGTCGGGTCTCGCTGTTGGTAGAACTTTAGTTGCTATCTTAGAAAATTATCAGAATGAAGATGGGTCAGTTCGTATTCCTAAAGCGCTGGTGAGTTATATGGGAGGCATCACCGAGCTCAAAGTTGCAGATTAG